A genomic segment from Bos mutus isolate GX-2022 chromosome 27, NWIPB_WYAK_1.1, whole genome shotgun sequence encodes:
- the POMK gene encoding protein O-mannose kinase, with protein sequence METRPLEGRKGPAPRELPPAVGLLLSMALMNVLLYLCLDRLVTTPRGPAVQPGRCPPGHFSMGQVTTCSPWLSCEQLRTEVRPLKRVGEGAVKTVFLSEWKERKVALSRLTRPEVRDDFLHGLRMLQALQSEHVVTLLGYCEDDDTILTEYHPLGSLGNLEATLNLTKYRRLNTWQHRLQLALGYVAILDFLHRSPLGTLVMCDSSDLPKTLSQYLLTANFSIVLNDLDALPLVNHSSGALVKCGHRELHGDFVAPEQLWPFGEDVPFQDDLMPTYDEKSDIWKIPDVSSFLLGHVEGSDMVRFHLFDIHKACKSQVPAERPTAQAVLDTYQKVLNLLRDTATSQSREML encoded by the exons ATGGAGACGAGGCCCCTGGAGGGCAGGAAGGGGCCCGCGCCCAGGGAGCTGCCGCCGGCCGTGGGGCTGCTGCTGTCCATGGCGCTCATGAACGTCCTCCTCTACCTCTGCCTCGACCGGCTCGTCACCACACCCCGCGGCCCCGCGGTGCAGCCCGGCCGCTGCCCGCCCGGCCACTTCAGCATGGGGCAGGTGACCACCTGCTCCCCGTGGCTGTCCTGCGAGCAGCTGAGGACAGAAGTGAGGCCTCTGAAGCGCGTCGGGGAGGGAGCCGTGAAGACG GTGTTTCTGTCCGAGTGGAAGGAGCGCAAGGTGGCCTTGTCACGGCTTACTAGGCCGGAGGTGAGAGACGACTTCCTGCACGGGCTGCGGATGCTACAGGCACTGCAGAGCGAGCACGTGGTCACGCTGCTGGGCTACTGCGAGGACGACGACACCATTCTCACCGAGTACCACCCCTTGGGCTCCCTGGGCAACCTGGAGGCGACACTGAACCTCACCAAGTACCGCCGCCTGAACACGTGGCAGCACAGGCTGCAGCTGGCCCTGGGCTACGTGGCCATCCTCGACTTCCTGCACCGCAGCCCCCTGGGCACGCTGGTCATGTGCGACTCCAGTGACCTGCCCAAGACCCTGTCCCAGTACCTGCTGACCGCCAACTTCAGCATCGTGCTCAACGACCTGGACGCCCTGCCCCTGGTGAACCACAGCTCCGGGGCCCTGGTGAAGTGTGGCCACCGGGAGCTCCATGGGGACTTCGTGGCCCCAGAGCAGCTGTGGCCCTTTGGAGAGGACGTGCCCTTCCAGGACGACCTCATGCCCACGTATGACGAGAAGAGCGACATCTGGAAGATTCCTGATGTCTCCAGTTTCCTTCTGGGGCATGTGGAAGGGAGCGACATGGTCCGATTCCACCTGTTTGACATTCACAAGGCGTGTAAGAGCCAGGTGCCTGCAGAGAGACCCACCGCTCAGGCCGTCCTGGACACTTACCAGAAGGTTCTAAATCTACTCAGAGACACCGCGACGTCTCAGTCAAGAGAGATGCTGTGA